One genomic segment of Motacilla alba alba isolate MOTALB_02 chromosome 1A, Motacilla_alba_V1.0_pri, whole genome shotgun sequence includes these proteins:
- the LOC119708273 gene encoding UDP-xylose and UDP-N-acetylglucosamine transporter-like, whose product MHPAVAVGLVFGGCCSNVVFLELLARQFPGCGNIVTFSQFLFIAVEGFIFEANFGRKRPAIPIRNYFIMVAMFFTVSVVNNYALNLNIAMPLHMIFRSGSLIASMALGIIILKKRYSVSKYSSIALVSLGIFTCTLMSAKQVASDSSLNQEDGPQAFLWWLLGIAALTFALLMSARMGIFQETLYKKFGKHSKEALFYNHALPLPGFLLLAPNIYQHAVLFNQSELFQVPVIGLTLPIMWFYLLMNVITQYVCIRGVFILTTECTSLTVTLVVTLRKFVSLIFSILYFQNPFTGWHWLGTAFVFVGTLMYTEVWNSLGPLLARCRGGRRPKEE is encoded by the exons ATGCACCCGGCCGTGGCGGTGGGGCTGGTGTTCGGCGGCTGCTGCAGCAACGTGgtgttcctggagctgctggccag gcagtTCCCAGGATGTGGGAACATCGTGACCTTCTCCCAGTTCCTGTTCATTGCGGTGGAAGGTTTCATCTTCGAGGCCAACTTCGGGAGGAAGCGCCCGGCCATCCCCATCAG GAACTATTTCATCATGGTGGCCATGTTCTTCACCGTCAGCGTGGTCAATAACTACGCCCTGAACCTGAACATCGCGATGCCGCTGCACATGATCTTCCGCTCG ggtTCTCTCATAGCAAGCATGGCTCTAGGGATCATCATCCTGAAGAAAAG GTACAGCGTGTCAAAGTACAGCTCCATagccctggtgtccctgggcaTCTTCACCTGCACCCTCATGTCTGCAAAGCAAGTG GCATCTGACTCCAGCTTAAATCAAGAGGATGGACCCCAGGCTTTCCTCTGGTGGTTGCTGG GTATTGCTGCCCTCACCTTCGCCCTGCTGATGTCTGCCAGGATGGGGATTTTCCAGGAGACACTGTACAAGAAATTTGGGAAGCACTCCAAGGAAGCCCTGTTCTACAAC CACGCGTTGCCACTCCctggattcctgctgctggctcccaaCATTTACCAGCACGCCGTGCTCTTCAACCAGTCTG AGCTGTTCCAGGTGCCGGTGATCGGCCTGACCCTGCCAATCATGTGGTTCTACCTCCTCATGAACGTCATCACCCA GTACGTCTGCATCCGCGGCGTCTTCATCCTGACCACGGAGTGCACGTCCCTCACCGTCACCCTGGTGGTGACGCTCCGCAAGTTCGTCAGCCTCATCTTCTCCATCCTCTACTTCCAGAACCCCTTCACgggctggcactggctgggcactgccttTGTCTTCGTGGGCACCCTGATGTACACCGAGGTGTGGAACAGCCTCGGGCCCCTCCTGGCGCGCTGCCGGGGCGGGAGGAGGCCCAAGGAGGAGTGA